A window of the Phycicoccus sp. M110.8 genome harbors these coding sequences:
- a CDS encoding response regulator transcription factor, whose protein sequence is MTRVLLVDDQDLVRTGLRMILELGGVEVVGEAADGASAVEAVAALQPDVVLMDVRMPGVDGVEATRRITAAGGASRVLVLTTFDLDEHVADALRAGAVGFLLKDVTAERLVDAVRRAAAGEPVVAPTVLARVLDHYRVSPPVPGELAAVLASLSDREREVLALIGAGRSNAEIAQELVISMATVKTHVRHLFAKLDLRDRVQAVVLAREAGLRAPERR, encoded by the coding sequence GTGACCCGGGTCCTGCTCGTCGACGACCAGGACCTCGTGCGGACCGGCCTGCGGATGATCCTGGAGCTCGGCGGCGTCGAGGTGGTGGGCGAGGCCGCCGACGGTGCCAGCGCCGTGGAGGCCGTCGCGGCGCTGCAGCCCGACGTCGTCCTCATGGACGTGCGCATGCCCGGGGTCGACGGGGTCGAGGCGACCCGGCGGATCACCGCAGCGGGCGGGGCGAGCCGGGTGCTCGTGCTCACGACGTTCGACCTCGACGAGCACGTCGCCGACGCGCTGCGGGCCGGTGCGGTGGGGTTCCTGCTCAAGGACGTCACCGCCGAGCGACTCGTCGACGCCGTGCGCCGGGCGGCGGCCGGTGAGCCCGTCGTCGCGCCCACCGTCCTGGCCCGCGTCCTGGACCACTACCGCGTCAGCCCACCGGTGCCGGGAGAGCTGGCCGCAGTGCTCGCCTCGCTCAGCGACCGCGAGCGCGAGGTGCTCGCCCTCATCGGGGCGGGCCGCAGCAACGCCGAGATCGCCCAGGAGCTGGTCATCAGCATGGCGACGGTCAAGACGCACGTCCGGCACCTCTTCGCCAAGCTCGACCTGCGCGACCGGGTCCAGGCGGTGGTCCTGGCCCGGGAGGCCGGCCTCCGGGCGCCAGAACGGCGGTGA
- a CDS encoding sensor histidine kinase yields MGAVERIRSTRLDAALALALTLAGLAQLVVVPIAGPATGVLYVLGSTLPLAWRRTFPVESALVSSAFWLVPLEGYPVLGFVVVVLQFFALGDRGRPRLAVGLTTAWAATASAVGTLLGPELPVAAVGAVLVVVAPVLAGRLVRHLRGQNEALAALTDQLREERLRAEEAAVGAERARIAQELHDVVGHELTLIAIQAEAASQALRLRPDLAAEPVETIRSTAHRALAEVRGVVDLLAPGRDGHAVGGVVELAGRARAAGVPNALTVTGTPGSEQSAAGLAVHRVVQECLTNAARHAPGEHVAIGVDWGPTEVAVTARNARPGRGPVHDGRGLTGIRHRAELLGGTYAVDATDGGFELRVTLPVVRAPGSDRVPA; encoded by the coding sequence GTGGGCGCTGTCGAGCGGATCAGGAGCACGAGGCTCGACGCCGCCCTCGCGCTCGCGCTCACGCTCGCAGGGCTCGCCCAGCTGGTCGTCGTGCCGATCGCCGGGCCGGCGACGGGCGTCCTCTACGTGCTGGGGTCGACGCTCCCACTGGCGTGGCGGCGCACCTTCCCGGTCGAGTCGGCGCTGGTGTCCTCGGCCTTCTGGCTCGTGCCGCTGGAGGGCTACCCGGTGCTGGGGTTCGTCGTGGTCGTGCTGCAGTTCTTCGCCCTCGGCGACCGTGGCCGGCCGCGGCTGGCCGTTGGCCTCACCACGGCGTGGGCGGCGACGGCGTCGGCCGTAGGCACCCTGCTGGGGCCGGAGCTGCCGGTCGCGGCGGTCGGTGCCGTGCTGGTCGTGGTGGCGCCGGTGCTCGCGGGCCGGCTGGTCCGCCACCTTCGGGGCCAGAACGAGGCGCTGGCCGCCCTCACGGACCAGCTCCGGGAGGAACGGCTCCGGGCCGAGGAGGCGGCCGTGGGCGCCGAGCGCGCCCGCATCGCGCAGGAGCTGCACGACGTCGTGGGCCACGAGCTCACCCTCATCGCGATCCAGGCGGAGGCGGCCTCGCAGGCCCTCAGGCTGAGGCCGGACCTCGCGGCGGAGCCGGTCGAGACGATCCGCTCCACCGCGCACCGCGCGCTCGCGGAGGTGCGAGGCGTCGTCGACCTGCTGGCCCCTGGGCGCGACGGCCACGCGGTCGGCGGGGTGGTGGAGCTGGCCGGCCGGGCCCGCGCCGCGGGCGTGCCCAACGCCCTCACGGTCACGGGCACGCCCGGCTCCGAGCAGTCGGCGGCCGGGCTGGCCGTCCACCGCGTCGTGCAGGAGTGCCTGACCAACGCCGCCCGGCACGCGCCGGGTGAGCACGTCGCGATCGGGGTCGACTGGGGCCCCACCGAGGTGGCCGTGACCGCCCGGAACGCCCGCCCCGGCCGGGGCCCGGTCCACGACGGCCGCGGGCTCACCGGCATACGCCATCGCGCCGAGCTGCTCGGCGGGACGTATGCCGTGGACGCCACCGACGGGGGCTTCGAGCTGCGCGTGACGCTGCCGGTGGTCCGTGCCCCGGGCAGCGACCGGGTGCCGGCGTGA
- a CDS encoding NUDIX hydrolase, protein MSAPHSVPIAVVAATGPGREVDRFALAHGADPVRELARRGWAVLHVESADLVGGVMELRYAVAAATPTTAGARAVPTDPGLVVGEDERPEPYQRTAAYGVVTSVRGVLLTELSERTAAPGRWTLPGGGLDPGESPLAALHREVWEESGQRVDAPELLEVTTSHWVGRAPSGRLEDFHAVRVVYAAWCPDPTDPVVHDVGGSTASVRWVAREEVGACALTGFATSLTRWLSG, encoded by the coding sequence GTGAGCGCGCCGCACTCCGTCCCCATCGCCGTCGTCGCGGCCACCGGGCCGGGACGCGAGGTCGACCGCTTCGCCCTGGCCCACGGCGCGGACCCCGTGCGCGAGCTGGCTCGTCGCGGCTGGGCGGTGCTGCACGTGGAGTCGGCCGACCTCGTCGGCGGCGTGATGGAGCTGCGGTATGCCGTCGCGGCCGCCACCCCGACCACCGCCGGGGCGCGAGCGGTCCCGACCGACCCCGGTCTCGTGGTCGGCGAGGACGAGCGGCCCGAGCCCTACCAGCGCACTGCCGCGTACGGCGTCGTGACGAGCGTGCGCGGGGTCCTGCTCACCGAGCTGTCCGAGCGCACCGCCGCACCGGGCCGGTGGACCCTGCCCGGTGGCGGCCTCGACCCGGGGGAGTCGCCGCTGGCCGCCCTGCACCGCGAGGTCTGGGAGGAGAGCGGCCAGCGCGTCGACGCCCCCGAGCTGCTCGAGGTGACCACCTCGCACTGGGTCGGCCGGGCGCCGAGCGGCCGGCTGGAGGACTTCCACGCCGTGCGGGTCGTGTATGCCGCGTGGTGCCCGGACCCGACCGACCCCGTCGTGCACGACGTGGGCGGATCGACGGCGTCGGTGCGGTGGGTGGCGCGCGAGGAGGTGGGCGCGTGCGCGCTCACCGGCTTCGCCACCTCCCTGACCCGCTGGCTCTCGGGCTGA
- a CDS encoding glycosyltransferase: MKVALLTDCYLPRLGGIEVQTHDLAAHLRARGHEVEVFTATPGPRGERHGVVRPVDGVPVHRMAVRLPFELPVNPLAPPEVRRRLAEGGFDVAHVHMGVVSPFATDMVRVALGLDLPAAITWHCLMDRSAPLFRVLGQARRWGARGAALSAVSSVAAANVAGVVGHDVPVHVFPNGIDVEHWRAPGPPGHAGAAGEAREAARPVRVVAAMRFAARKRPLAVLQVAHRARQLAPAGARMSLTLFGEGPERRRLEAYVHHHDLGDWVSLPGRVGREELRAAYWDSDVYLTPARLEAFGIAALEARTAGLPVVARRDTGVGDFVVDGVNGLLGDDDDELARALARLVRDEGLRRTIATTNRTQPPAQDWPAVAALAEREYARAAGP; encoded by the coding sequence GTGAAGGTGGCCCTCCTGACCGACTGTTACCTGCCCCGCCTGGGCGGGATCGAGGTCCAGACGCACGACCTGGCCGCCCACCTGCGCGCGCGGGGTCACGAGGTCGAGGTGTTCACGGCCACCCCTGGACCGCGCGGCGAGCGGCACGGGGTCGTGCGGCCGGTCGACGGCGTGCCGGTCCACCGCATGGCCGTCCGGCTGCCGTTCGAGCTGCCCGTCAACCCGCTCGCCCCGCCGGAGGTCCGCCGCCGCCTCGCCGAGGGCGGGTTCGACGTCGCCCACGTGCACATGGGCGTGGTGAGCCCCTTCGCCACCGACATGGTGCGGGTCGCGCTGGGCCTGGACCTGCCGGCCGCGATCACGTGGCACTGCCTGATGGACCGTTCGGCACCGCTGTTCCGCGTGCTGGGGCAGGCCCGGCGCTGGGGGGCCCGGGGGGCCGCGCTGTCGGCGGTGTCGAGCGTGGCCGCGGCGAACGTCGCCGGCGTGGTGGGCCACGACGTGCCCGTGCACGTGTTCCCCAACGGCATCGACGTGGAGCACTGGCGCGCTCCCGGGCCGCCCGGCCACGCGGGTGCCGCGGGGGAGGCGAGGGAGGCGGCCCGTCCCGTGCGGGTGGTCGCGGCGATGCGCTTCGCCGCGCGCAAGCGTCCCCTGGCGGTCCTCCAGGTCGCCCACCGCGCCCGCCAGCTCGCTCCCGCCGGCGCACGGATGTCGCTCACCCTGTTCGGGGAGGGCCCGGAGCGCCGACGGCTCGAGGCGTACGTCCACCACCACGACCTCGGCGACTGGGTCAGCCTGCCCGGGCGCGTCGGACGCGAGGAGCTCCGCGCCGCCTACTGGGACAGCGACGTCTACCTCACGCCCGCGCGCCTCGAGGCGTTCGGCATCGCCGCCCTGGAGGCGCGGACCGCCGGCCTGCCCGTGGTCGCGCGGCGCGACACGGGCGTGGGCGACTTCGTCGTCGACGGCGTGAACGGCCTGCTGGGCGACGACGACGACGAGCTCGCGCGGGCGCTCGCCCGGCTGGTCCGCGACGAGGGGCTGCGTCGGACGATCGCGACGACCAACCGCACGCAGCCGCCCGCCCAGGACTGGCCGGCGGTGGCCGCTCTCGCCGAGCGGGAGTACGCCCGGGCGGCCGGCCCGTGA
- a CDS encoding PIG-L deacetylase family protein: MTPTLVAFHAHPDDEALLTSGTLARAAAEGHRVVVVVATDGDLGLTSSEYAADGRLGERRLEELRRSASALRVARVVYLGYADSGLGPETHPDPPGRVRFVRAPLEEAASRLAQVLTEERAAVLLTYDRNGGYGHRDHVRVHEVGARAAELAGTPRVLQATVPRDTIARAVDLAAKVYRFPPEFDRDSFKRAFSARSEITHRVPVWRYAAQKRASMRAHASQSSADDGADRTLAAFLRIPRPLFDLVFGREWFVDAAQAPGMPVSRDVFEGLG, from the coding sequence ATGACCCCCACGCTGGTGGCGTTCCACGCCCACCCGGACGACGAGGCCCTGCTGACGTCCGGCACCCTCGCGCGCGCCGCGGCGGAGGGTCACCGGGTCGTCGTGGTGGTCGCGACCGACGGCGACCTCGGCCTGACCTCGTCGGAGTACGCCGCCGACGGCCGGCTCGGTGAGCGGCGGCTGGAGGAGCTGCGCCGCTCGGCGAGCGCCCTGCGGGTCGCACGGGTCGTCTACCTCGGGTACGCCGACAGCGGCCTCGGCCCCGAGACCCACCCCGACCCGCCGGGCCGCGTGCGCTTCGTCCGCGCGCCGCTGGAGGAGGCGGCCTCGCGGCTGGCGCAGGTGCTCACCGAGGAGCGGGCGGCGGTGCTGCTCACCTACGACCGCAACGGGGGCTACGGCCACCGCGACCACGTGCGGGTCCACGAGGTGGGGGCCCGCGCGGCCGAGCTGGCCGGGACGCCGCGCGTGCTGCAGGCGACCGTCCCCCGCGACACCATCGCGCGGGCGGTGGACCTCGCCGCGAAAGTGTACCGGTTCCCGCCGGAGTTCGACCGGGACTCGTTCAAGCGCGCCTTCAGCGCCCGCTCCGAGATCACCCACCGCGTCCCCGTGTGGCGGTATGCCGCCCAGAAGCGTGCGTCGATGCGTGCCCACGCGTCGCAGTCCAGCGCCGACGACGGGGCCGACCGCACGCTCGCGGCGTTCCTGCGGATCCCGCGCCCGCTGTTCGACCTGGTGTTCGGGCGCGAGTGGTTCGTCGACGCCGCGCAAGCCCCGGGGATGCCGGTGAGCCGGGACGTGTTCGAGGGCCTCGGGTGA
- a CDS encoding lysylphosphatidylglycerol synthase transmembrane domain-containing protein, translated as MSTVVVTEPTRSRNRVRRVAQAVLGLGLAAALLIWGLPYFGKTTWSHVWEVLTRVPASTALLLLGGVVVGLYCYTFTLTASMHGLRHWQALIVNVAGSSVGNLLPGGGAVGLAATYTICRSWGFSRREISTSAIVTGVWNVLARIALPLLAIVGLYAGTDPDVPRALGDAALAGALTGSLLFGAFVAILVSERAAVAIGQGIDRVLGRLWRRRSMSVHDLVVDLRARISDIVRTGWISMTLGLVGFFGVYYGIFLVCMHVTGVHLFYGQLFAAYAIGRLATAVGVTPGGLGITESVTAAALVAWGAEPDAAVAGAVLFSAYTHFMEIPLGALGWAAWTLSPKKEPVDDVPLEQTT; from the coding sequence GTGAGCACGGTGGTGGTCACGGAGCCGACGAGGAGCCGCAACCGGGTGCGACGGGTCGCCCAGGCGGTGCTCGGGCTCGGCCTCGCGGCGGCCCTGCTGATCTGGGGCCTGCCGTACTTCGGCAAGACGACGTGGTCGCACGTGTGGGAGGTGCTGACGCGGGTGCCCGCGAGCACCGCCCTGCTCCTGCTCGGCGGCGTGGTGGTGGGCCTGTACTGCTACACGTTCACGCTGACCGCGTCGATGCACGGCCTCAGGCACTGGCAGGCGCTCATCGTCAACGTCGCGGGCTCGTCCGTCGGCAACCTGCTGCCCGGCGGCGGGGCAGTCGGCCTGGCTGCGACGTACACCATCTGCCGGTCGTGGGGGTTCTCCCGGCGCGAGATCTCGACGTCGGCGATCGTCACCGGCGTGTGGAACGTCCTCGCGCGGATCGCCTTGCCGTTGCTGGCGATCGTGGGCCTGTATGCCGGGACCGACCCGGACGTGCCGCGCGCCCTCGGGGACGCCGCCCTGGCAGGAGCCCTCACGGGGTCGCTCCTGTTCGGCGCGTTCGTCGCGATCCTCGTGTCCGAGCGGGCGGCCGTCGCGATCGGGCAGGGCATCGACCGGGTCCTGGGCCGCCTCTGGCGCCGGCGCTCGATGAGCGTGCACGACCTGGTCGTCGACCTCCGCGCCCGCATCAGCGACATCGTCCGGACCGGCTGGATCTCCATGACCCTCGGGCTCGTGGGGTTCTTCGGCGTGTACTACGGGATCTTCCTCGTGTGCATGCACGTGACCGGCGTGCACCTGTTCTACGGGCAGCTGTTCGCGGCGTACGCCATAGGCCGGCTCGCCACCGCGGTCGGCGTCACCCCCGGCGGCTTGGGCATCACCGAGTCGGTCACCGCAGCGGCGCTCGTCGCGTGGGGCGCCGAGCCCGACGCGGCGGTCGCGGGAGCGGTGCTGTTCTCGGCATACACGCACTTCATGGAGATCCCGCTCGGTGCGCTCGGCTGGGCAGCCTGGACGCTGAGCCCGAAGAAGGAGCCCGTCGACGACGTGCCCCTGGAGCAGACGACGTGA
- a CDS encoding 4a-hydroxytetrahydrobiopterin dehydratase → MDMLRGKQIAEANLTEWRKLAQGLHARYLVDDFGAAVRFLAVVGEAGDALGHHPRVAMGTGYVDLELVSDDAIYRDDEGTEHVVEWVTQQDVDLARRVTEIAGDHGLRADPASVSEVELGLDTARSAAVAPVWAALLTGDAGAQGRGTPGDEVRDATGRVPNLWFGDGDGDGQNDEGPRQRFHLEVYVPPEAVEARIAAAVAAGGTVVDDSESPGLTVIADPDGNRGVLCVDTSAASTD, encoded by the coding sequence ATGGACATGTTGAGGGGGAAGCAGATCGCCGAGGCGAACCTGACCGAGTGGCGCAAGCTGGCGCAGGGCCTGCATGCCAGGTACCTCGTCGACGACTTCGGCGCAGCCGTGCGGTTCCTGGCGGTGGTGGGGGAGGCCGGTGACGCGCTGGGGCACCACCCGCGGGTGGCGATGGGTACGGGGTACGTCGACCTCGAGCTCGTCAGCGACGACGCGATCTACCGCGACGACGAGGGCACTGAGCACGTCGTCGAGTGGGTGACCCAGCAGGACGTCGACCTGGCTCGCCGGGTCACCGAGATCGCAGGCGACCACGGGCTCCGGGCAGACCCGGCCTCGGTGAGCGAGGTCGAGCTCGGCCTCGACACCGCGCGCTCGGCGGCTGTCGCACCGGTCTGGGCCGCCCTGCTGACCGGGGACGCCGGAGCCCAGGGCCGGGGCACCCCGGGCGACGAGGTCCGGGACGCCACCGGGCGCGTGCCGAACCTGTGGTTCGGCGACGGCGACGGCGACGGCCAGAACGACGAGGGGCCGCGCCAACGGTTCCACCTCGAGGTCTACGTGCCGCCCGAGGCGGTCGAGGCGCGCATCGCCGCGGCTGTCGCCGCAGGTGGCACCGTCGTCGACGACAGCGAGTCGCCCGGGCTCACCGTCATCGCCGACCCGGACGGCAACCGGGGAGTCCTCTGCGTGGACACCTCCGCCGCCAGCACGGACTGA
- a CDS encoding DUF222 domain-containing protein: protein MPVSDIAVQRDRAQRALWDRTAAVAGALNAAHAELVDIAAQLLEGRHWGDGGFRSVEHYLVVRAGLSPAHARDVAAVARRRAELPVVADAVAAGELSLDQAAVVAHHVPAGYQRSVGELARHMTVPQLRRAVSRHAFAVAPTEDGDNGADAAGEPADGTQQDDGSSAPGNSDAVRRACARPELSMGYDRDGRFQLRYTAPATVGALVEQAVREAKDALFLQTRGEPGPGAERPSTTRGPSPTHADAFELLAHRSLAAAGRDDVGEGGPSKGSGGSSRAGRYRVYVHLSTDGAWVNARGAIPQVLLDRLLTNGLVQPVWETNGHPVSVGRAMRILPDRARRLVTDRDRGCRFPGCTATRFLEVHHLTAWADGGSTDLSNQVSLCSFHHDAATRGDVTITGDPGRPDGLTATNRHGIRIAGGHPPGPPGPPTVTEMGTSPGPIAAVGHPGRSTAYRPPTGEHARWADIELTPDRDLPPRPHARMTPGVTATYDADLAGQRTSQDGVGLTRSPSQLRSSS, encoded by the coding sequence ATGCCGGTCAGCGACATCGCGGTGCAGCGGGACAGGGCCCAGCGGGCCCTGTGGGACCGCACTGCCGCGGTGGCCGGGGCCCTGAACGCGGCGCACGCCGAGCTGGTGGACATCGCTGCGCAGCTGCTGGAGGGCCGGCACTGGGGTGATGGCGGGTTCCGGTCGGTGGAGCACTACCTGGTCGTGCGGGCCGGGTTGTCGCCGGCGCATGCCAGGGACGTGGCCGCGGTCGCGCGGCGGCGGGCGGAGCTGCCGGTCGTGGCGGACGCGGTCGCGGCGGGGGAGCTGTCGCTGGACCAGGCGGCGGTGGTCGCGCACCACGTGCCGGCCGGGTACCAGCGGTCTGTGGGCGAGCTGGCCCGGCACATGACGGTGCCGCAGCTGCGCCGGGCTGTGTCCCGACACGCGTTCGCGGTGGCCCCGACCGAGGACGGCGACAACGGGGCCGACGCCGCCGGTGAGCCGGCTGACGGCACCCAGCAGGACGACGGGAGCAGCGCCCCCGGCAACAGCGATGCGGTGCGGCGGGCGTGCGCCCGGCCGGAGCTGTCGATGGGCTACGACCGGGACGGGCGGTTCCAGCTGCGGTATACCGCCCCCGCCACGGTCGGTGCCCTGGTCGAGCAGGCGGTGCGGGAGGCCAAGGACGCCCTGTTCCTGCAGACCCGCGGCGAGCCCGGTCCCGGTGCGGAGCGGCCGTCCACGACGAGGGGCCCGTCGCCGACCCATGCCGACGCGTTCGAGCTGCTCGCCCACCGGTCGCTGGCTGCCGCCGGCCGAGACGACGTGGGCGAGGGCGGCCCGAGCAAGGGCTCGGGTGGGTCGTCGCGGGCGGGCCGGTACCGGGTGTACGTGCACCTGTCGACCGACGGCGCGTGGGTCAACGCCCGCGGCGCCATCCCCCAGGTGCTCCTCGACCGGCTCCTGACCAACGGGCTGGTCCAACCGGTGTGGGAGACGAACGGGCATCCCGTGTCGGTCGGGCGCGCCATGCGGATCCTGCCCGACCGCGCCCGACGCCTGGTCACCGACCGCGACCGCGGCTGCCGGTTCCCCGGCTGCACCGCCACCCGCTTCCTGGAGGTCCACCACCTCACAGCCTGGGCCGACGGCGGCAGCACCGACCTGTCCAACCAGGTGTCCCTGTGCTCGTTCCACCACGACGCCGCCACCCGCGGTGACGTCACCATCACCGGCGACCCCGGCCGACCCGACGGCCTCACGGCCACCAACAGGCACGGCATCCGGATCGCCGGCGGTCATCCACCAGGGCCACCCGGCCCCCCGACGGTGACAGAGATGGGCACCAGTCCCGGGCCGATAGCCGCGGTCGGGCACCCCGGTCGCTCCACGGCATACCGACCACCCACCGGCGAGCACGCCCGCTGGGCAGACATCGAGCTCACCCCCGACCGCGACCTGCCACCACGTCCCCACGCCCGGATGACGCCTGGCGTGACCGCGACGTACGACGCCGACCTCGCAGGTCAGCGGACGAGCCAGGACGGGGTCGGGTTGACCCGGTCCCCGAGCCAGCTCAGGTCGTCCTCGTAG
- a CDS encoding aminoglycoside phosphotransferase gives MTVSERVLDLFAVPGDVRPVPGGQGRSVVAGDLVLSPGRDAQTAAWLNPVLAPLAVRLDLERVSGRAGVRVAMPIPARDGSWVVEGWGASRYEPDTTACHDPALLAATGRLLHARFDEAVRARPAGLDARTDRWAVADRLAWGPADDLASAAERSGSGLVRGLVEERADVDLGPDQLVHGDLAGNVLLDASGTPVVIDVAPYWRPARWAEALCLLDAVAWHGADGSVLDPWSTGVGRQAVVRAALFRLLADCLDGRGSPASGDAPRKVERAYGRALVPLLG, from the coding sequence ATGACCGTGTCCGAGCGGGTCCTCGACCTGTTCGCCGTGCCGGGGGACGTCCGCCCCGTGCCGGGTGGACAGGGGCGCAGTGTCGTGGCGGGCGACCTCGTGCTGTCACCCGGGCGCGACGCGCAGACCGCGGCGTGGCTCAACCCGGTGCTGGCGCCGCTCGCGGTGAGGCTGGACCTCGAGCGGGTGTCCGGCCGGGCCGGCGTGCGGGTCGCCATGCCGATCCCGGCCCGGGACGGCTCGTGGGTGGTCGAGGGCTGGGGCGCGAGCCGGTACGAACCGGACACCACCGCGTGCCACGACCCGGCGCTGCTCGCCGCGACCGGCAGGCTGCTGCACGCCCGGTTCGACGAGGCCGTTCGCGCACGGCCCGCGGGGCTGGACGCGCGGACGGACCGGTGGGCGGTCGCCGATCGGCTGGCCTGGGGGCCGGCCGATGACCTGGCCTCCGCTGCGGAGCGTTCCGGCTCCGGGCTGGTGCGCGGGCTCGTCGAGGAACGCGCCGACGTCGACCTCGGGCCGGACCAGCTCGTCCACGGCGACCTGGCCGGCAACGTGCTCCTCGACGCGTCCGGGACTCCTGTCGTGATCGACGTGGCCCCCTACTGGCGGCCCGCGCGGTGGGCGGAGGCGTTGTGCCTCCTGGACGCGGTGGCCTGGCACGGGGCGGACGGGTCGGTGCTCGACCCGTGGTCGACCGGCGTCGGGCGGCAGGCGGTGGTGCGGGCGGCGCTGTTCCGGCTGCTCGCCGACTGCCTCGACGGGCGCGGGTCGCCGGCGTCGGGAGACGCCCCGCGCAAGGTCGAGCGAGCCTACGGCCGAGCGCTGGTGCCGCTCCTGGGCTGA
- a CDS encoding cobalamin biosynthesis protein CobB, which yields MSDGQDLHDEGQDLRGADESPQGAGPDGLGPIPAGDGTAYAGAHPAPVDVPIPGEPAGSARVPDAGREGKGVIHVVHLYPREMSIYGDLGNTRTIAARIRRHGYVPVVHQHHPGAPFPEEAHLLLGGGGQDSGQVRVEDDLERLGDRLRAMAADGVPMLMICGMYQLFGNAFITVDGKRLPGLGILDVTTQGNAKRMIGPVVLDTDFGPVVGYENHSGSTTLGSGQAAFGRVRSGLGNNGTDGTEGARSGNVIGSYLHGPILPANPALADALIGLAAERATGRPFEPVPQDDAYADEARNRQVRRLVRR from the coding sequence ATGAGCGACGGCCAGGACCTGCACGACGAGGGCCAGGACCTCCGTGGCGCGGACGAGAGCCCTCAGGGCGCCGGCCCGGACGGACTGGGCCCCATCCCTGCCGGCGACGGCACGGCATACGCCGGCGCCCACCCGGCCCCCGTCGACGTGCCGATCCCCGGGGAGCCGGCCGGCTCGGCCCGGGTGCCCGACGCGGGGCGCGAGGGCAAGGGCGTGATCCACGTCGTGCACCTGTACCCGCGCGAGATGAGCATCTACGGCGACCTCGGCAACACCCGCACCATCGCGGCGCGGATCCGCCGGCACGGCTACGTGCCCGTCGTCCACCAGCACCACCCCGGCGCACCGTTCCCCGAGGAGGCGCACCTGCTGCTCGGCGGCGGCGGCCAGGACTCCGGGCAGGTCCGGGTCGAGGACGACCTCGAGCGGCTGGGCGACCGGCTGCGGGCGATGGCCGCCGACGGCGTGCCGATGCTGATGATCTGCGGGATGTACCAGCTGTTCGGCAACGCGTTCATCACCGTCGACGGCAAGCGCCTGCCGGGGCTCGGCATCCTCGACGTGACGACGCAGGGCAACGCCAAGAGGATGATCGGCCCCGTCGTGCTCGACACCGACTTCGGCCCGGTCGTGGGGTACGAGAACCACTCCGGCTCGACCACCCTCGGCTCGGGGCAAGCGGCGTTCGGCCGGGTCCGCTCGGGCCTGGGCAACAACGGCACCGACGGCACCGAGGGCGCCCGCAGCGGCAACGTGATCGGCTCCTACCTGCACGGGCCGATCCTTCCGGCGAACCCTGCCCTCGCCGACGCCCTCATCGGGCTCGCGGCCGAGCGCGCCACCGGCCGGCCGTTCGAGCCGGTCCCGCAGGACGACGCGTATGCCGACGAGGCGCGGAACCGGCAGGTGCGTCGCCTCGTGCGCCGGTGA